ATCAGGACGACCGGCTCGTCGGCTTCGTCAACGTCGCCTGGGATGGCGGCATCCATGCCTTCATCCTCGATACCTCGGTCCATCCTGATATGCGGCGGCAAGGGATCGCGACGCGGCTGGTCCGGGAAGCGACGAGGGTTGCGCGGGAGCGCGGCGCCGAGTGGCTGCATGTCGATTTCGAACCGCACCTGACCGGCTTCTACCGCGCCTGCGGCTTCAGACCGACCAAGGCAGGGATCATCAAGCTCGTGTGAGGCGTCCCGCGCGGGAAGCCGGAACAAGTCGAAGCCAACACCAACCTGCGATAGTGGCGCGAATATTGCGCGGCGCAGCATTGTCGAAGAACTCGCTGAAAAACACAATTTTCGCGAGAGCACTCCATCCGAAAATGAAAGATAATACTATTTACGAAACCAAGTATGACTTTGAGTTCTCAAATTAAAATCCCTTTCCCCAGTATTTCATCCTTAGTTTTTCATTAAAAAAGCAATGAAAAGACACAATTTTGCATTGAAAACTTAATCGGGATTGGCATAGATCCCCGAGGGGTCGTCGTCCGCTGAGCAATAAAACAGTTTTTTCGGGGATGTCTCATATTGCCGATTACAACGCATCTTTTGGGGAAATATATATATGGCCTTGAATATTCTGGATACGAACGGCGCCACAGTTACCAAGACCGGCGCTGAGTTCGAAGCTTACGATGTTATCCGCGACTCTGAAACCAGCCCCCTCGCCGCCGTCACCCTCGCCATCTCAGATTCCGGCGTGGCAGATCTGGCCGACGAATTGGGCTCGGTTTCCGCGAATGTGACCGGCTCGAGCGATGACAACACGATCACGACGGGCGCCGGCGACGATCTGATCCAGGGCGGAGTTGGTAATGACACGCTGAATGGCGGGGACGGCAATGACATGCTTTGGGGCGACGTCGGAAATGACGTCATCAGGGGCGGCACGGGCAACGATACGATCTCCGATGATGACCGCTTCAGCTTTACCCCTGCGGTCTTTGACATCGATGCGGGCGACGGCAACGATGCCATAACCGTGGAGACATTCATTTCAGTGAATTCTGGAATGATCGATGGCGGTGCCGGGATCGATACGCTACAAGCCCCGTCGCTCCAAGGCCTGACGATCAAGAACATCGAAATCCTTGAAACGGCGGGCTCTTGGGTTGCAGGTTCGAGCGCACAGTTCGAAAGCTTTGACAAGATCGTCTGGTCGACCGATCCGTTCCCCGATTTTAACCCCTCATTGGCGGTGACGGACAGTGCCCACCTCGATCTTTCCGACGAGCTGGGAGATCGCGGATCTTTCATCGACGGCCATGCCTTCGGCATTGACGTCAAGACCGGCAGCGGCGACGACGAGTTCACAGGCACCGACGGCAACGACATTTTCGACGGCAGCGGCGGCAACGATATCCTCAATGGCAATGCCGGCAATGACAAATTGACCGGTGGCGCCGGCGACGACACCATCAATGGCGGCGACGGCATCGATACGGCAATCTTCTCCGGCAATTTCGCCAATTATTCCTTTGCATTGAATAATGGCGATCACATCCTGACGAGCGCTGGGGAAGGAACGGATACGCTGACAGACGTCGAATTGGCGCGCTTTGCCGACGGCGTCTACGACTTCGCCACGGACACTTTTACGCCGAAGGGCAATGCCGCGCCGACCAATATCCAGCTTTCGAAAACCGCCCTTTCCGAGGACACCCCGATCTGGACCACGGTCGGCCTGCTCAGCGCCAAGGACGCCGATGGCGACGCCCTCACCTATACGCTGCTCGATGGCGCCAACGATCACTTCCGGATCAACGGCAACCGCATCGTCACCTCCAAGGCGCTGGACTACGAGACGGCGAAGTCGCACACGATCAAGGTCGCTGTTTCGGATGGCAAGGTCACGGTCGAAAAGGACATCACGATCAACGTGCTCGACGTCAACGAGGCCCCCGTCAACAAGGCGCCGACCAATCTCGCCTTCTCGCGCAGCTCGATCTCCGAGAATGTCGCGATCGGCACCTCCGTCGGCCTGCTCACGGCAAAGGATCCGGAAGGCGACACGGTGAAATGGCGGCTGACGGACGATGCCGACGGCATCTTCAAGCTCGTCGGCAACAAGATCCAGACCAAGGCCGCGATCGATTACGAAAGCACCCACAGCCTGACCTTCACCGCCGAAGCCTACGACGCGGCCGGAAACGTCACCAGCCACGATTTCACGCTTGCCGTGAAGGACGTCTTCGAGCCGTTGTTTGCGCTGTCGCACGAGGCGTTGATCTAGCCGCGACAGGATTGCCTGGCACCGAGGTGGGACTTGCAGTCATGCAGCTCCACCGACGGGTGGCCGCGCGAAATCAGGCATCCGTCAGTCAAACCGCTCGTCGATATGCTCCACCTGCGCGGAAATCACATTGTCAATGACGACATGCGACAACAGCGTCGGGCCGACGGCCCATAACTCGCGCATGTGGTCCGTATCCTCGTGCCGGCGATGCGCTTCCTCGCTGGTGAAGGCCTCGGCCAACAGAATCTTGTCGGGATGCTCGGGCATCGGCACCAGCTCGATATAGAGACAATCCGGGTCGAGCCGGCTCTGTTCGAGATGGTTCTGCGCCGCGGCCAGATAGGCATGGCGCTTTCCAGGCTTGGTCATGAAGAATCCGACGATGCATTTCATCTCACCCTCCCCAGCTTGATTTGGAAGTCTCGCCCGGGCGCCTGTCACAAGCAAGCGCGGAACCGTGTCATTGAAACGGGGCCGATGGCCGCGCCAAACCCTGATAACCTCCCAAAAATGCCGCTCCACCTCAGCGCCCGATTCCGCTATGATTCACCGCTCATCGAGGAGAGCCCGCATGCGCCTGCCCACATTCATCCTCGCCCTCGCCGTGTCGGCGGTCGCAGCCTTGCCGGCATTGGCGCAGACCTACTAGACGCCGAAGGCGCTGCTCAAGGCGCTCTATAGCTACGACAGCGACGCCGAGGCGCCCTCGCCCTATTCGACCTTTTTCTCCGATCACCTGAATGAGCTCCTCCAGACCGATCTCGACAACACACCGGAAGGCGATGTCGGCGCGATCGACTTCGATCCCGTGATCGCGGGCCAGGACGGCGCGGCCAGCGACGTCAGGATCGGCCAACCGATCCTGCTGGATGACAAGGCCGAGGTGGAGGTGGAATTCGACAACGGCGAAGAGGTGACGCTCTTCTATACTCTGGTGCGCGAACACGGCGGCTGGAAGGTCGACGACATCGCTAATCAGAAGAGTGATAATCCGTGGAGCTTGAGCGGGTTGCTGGGGGATGCGCAGTAGGTGGGAAGCCTTTTGGGGGGGGCTCGCCTACGACGAGGATGGAGCGGACAATTGCACTAGCTGTAGAATAAAAGCCGCAGGCGCCAAAGAGAGCCCTCATGGTGAGGAGGCCCAAGGGGCCGTCTCGAACCACGAGGGCGGGCGCGGAAGCTCCTTACCTGCATTCCACAAAGCCCCCTATGCAGAATCGAAGGTTATGGCGCCGGTTGCCGCCCCCGTCCTTCGAGGCTCCGGCCTCTGGCCTGCGCACCTCAGGATGCGGGCGGAGCAAAGACGGCGCGAGGAACACTGGAGAGCAGACTCTGCGATCCTCTTCACCATGAGGGCTGATCGATTTGCCTGTCGCCCGACCGCCCCCGAACAAATCCCTGTCCGGCTATCGAATCCGCCGCTCATCCCGTTTCGGCACGGAATCCCGATATGGCACAGGCGTGCAAGAATCCGTTAACCCATCGTCAAGTATCTGAATCTTCGGCATTTCCCGGTATCGATGCGGGCATGCCACAATAATCCCGCTTGCTTTTTGCCCGAAATGCTGGCACGAATTGACTTACTCGGGCATTTGCATGCCGGTGACTGGACTGATGTGGTAATCCCTTCCGTTTGGAAGGCGGCGCGGGACTACCCGCCTACGTAGACGTTCTTTCCCCGTACGTGACTTCTCCGACTGACCCTTCGTCCCAATCGATCGGGGCGAAAGCTAAAGCCGTCCGCTTCCTCTCGGGGGCGCGGATACTACACAGACTAAGGGAAAAGGACGATCCCAATGGCCACCAAGGGCACCGTAAAATTCTTCAACCAGGACAAGGGTTTTGGTTTCATCACGCCGGACGGCGGCGCAAAGGACGTTTTCGTCCATATCTCTGCGCTGCAGGCTTCTGGCATCCAGTCGCTGCGCGAAGGCCAGCAGGTTACTTTCGACACCGAGCCGGATCGCATGGGCAAGGGCCCGAAGGCTGTCAACATCTCGGCTTCGTAAGTTAGACATCGCTTCGGCGGCATGAACGGCGCTCCGCAAGGGGCGCCGTTTCTGTTTGTGGTGACCGACGGTCATTTGTCGATCGCATTGGCAAGTGTTATATGCGCGCTTTATGGATGCCCCCCGCCCCTCGCGGCGGTGAGGCACCGCACTGCGGCACCTGGGAATAAGGAACAATGGAACGTCGATGACTGAGAAGAGGCCGATTTTTGCGGTCGCCCCGATGATCGACTGGACGGATCGGCATTGCCGCTATTTCCACCGCCAGATCAGCCGCGAGGCGCTGCTCTATAGCGAGATGGTGGTGGCGGATGCGATCATCCACGGCCCACGCGACCGGCTGCTCGGTCATGACGCCGCCGAGCATCCGCTGGCGCTGCAGCTCGGCGGATCGGACCCGGCAAAGCTTGCCGAGGCGGTGAAGATCGCCGAACCCTACCTCTATGACGAGATCAACCTCAATGTCGGCTGCCCCTCCGACCGTGTGCAGTCGGGCACCTTCGGCGCCTGCCTTATGTTGACGCCGGAAACGGTGGCCGAATGCATCGCGGCAATGAAGAGGGTTGCGACCGTGCCGGTGACGATGAAATGCCGGATCGGCGTCGACGAGCAGGAGCCGGAACAGGCGCTGCCCGAGCTGATCAGCCGCGTTCTCGATGCCGGCGCCGACGCGATCTGGATCCATGCCCGCAAGGCCTGGCTGAAGGGCCTGAGCCCCAAGGAGAACCGCGAGATCCCGCCGCTCGACTACGAGATCGTCTATCGGATGAAGCAGCGCTGGCCCGACGTCTTCATCGGCATCAATGGCGGCATCCGCACGCTCGACGAAGCCGCAGCCCACCTCGACCATGTCGATGGCGTCATGCTCGGCCGCGCCGCCTATCAGAATGCCGCGATCCTTTCCGATGTCGACCAGCGCTTCTTCGGCGCGCCTGCGGCCGAACCGGACTGGGAGGCACTGCGCGACCGGATGATGGCCTATGCCGAACGCCATATCGCCAGCGGCGGCCGGCTGCAGCACGTGGCGCGCCACATGGTCGGCCTCTTCGCCGGCCTGCCCGGCGCAAGGCGCTACCGCCAGATCCTGTCGACCGATGCGGCAAAAACCGGCGCCGGGCCGGAGGTGCTGGCAGCAGCCTTTGCGGCGGTGGATTTTTCGGGGACGGAGCAGGAGGCCGTCAGCGCCTGACGTAAGCTAATGTCTGCCACGGCGCAGAAGCGCGGCGTCAGGACCGCGCCATCGGCAGCAAGATCTTCTTCTCGATCCGGCCCGCCACCGAGAACACCAGGATTTCCGTATCCCTGCCGATCCTGCTGCCATCCATCAATCGGACGATGTCGTCAACGCCGCCGACCGGGCTGCCGTCGATGGCGAGGATATAATCGCCCTCCTGCAGCCCTCCCTTCGCCGCCGGCCCATCGGGTTCGACGCGGCGGATGCGCACGGAGGTCGTCTGCACCGTGCCCGCCGCAAGAGCCACCCGGCGCGGCAGCACGATCGTGTCGCCTGATATGCCGATGAAGGCGCGCCTGACCTGGCCATAGCGGAGGATCTCCGAAACGACGAAATTGGCCGTATTCGACGCCACGGCAAAGGCGATGCTCTGCGCGCCCTGGATGACGGCGGTGTTGACGCCGATGACCTCTCCGCCCGAAGACACCAGCGGCCCGCCCGAGTTGCCGGGATTGAGCGCCGCATCGGTCTGGATGACATCTTCCATCGGCCGGCCGCTGGCAGCCCGCATCGACCGGCCGAGCGCCGAGACGATGCCGGCGGTAACCGTCCATTCGAAGCCGAGCGGGTTTCCGATCGCGATCGCGATATGGCCCCTGCGCAGGCGCTGAGAGTCTCCGAGCTTCGCCCAAGCGCCGGTGCTTGTGTTGGCGCGAATGAGGGCGATATCGGTATCGACGTCGCGGCCGAGCACGCGGCCCTCAGTGACGAAACCGTCAGGCGTGGTGATGCGAACGACCTTGGCGTCATCGACGACATGCTTGTTGGTGATGATCAGGCCGTCAGGTGAGACGGCGAAACCCGACCCGTGCCCCTGCCGGCCGCCCACCCTCTCGATCCGGCTGACCGCCGGCCCGACGATGTCGATTGCTGCTGCGATCGATTGCGAATAGGCATCGATCAGCGCCCCATCATTCTGAGGCGCTATGTCCTTATCCATGTAACCCATTATTTGATCCTCAGGCGGCAATAACGGCCGTCCCGCCGCCGGCAAAGCCGTCGCGGTTGCGACGGTCCGCCATGGCGCTGTTGTAATGAGGATTAGATGGTTGGGCGATGAACCGTGTTCAAGTGAGCGCCGGCAGCGGCATGCACGCGGCGCAACGGAGAGAGCGCGAACATACCTACCCCGGACAGATATATTGAACTACCCGGGCGGATATATTGAACGAATATCAAAAAAATGGCTCATTACAGACGTTCGCCGTTAGATCAGTCACCCTGGATTAGCCTGAGGTGGCCGACAGCCAAGATACAGTGGATAAAGGAATGT
The Rhizobium leguminosarum DNA segment above includes these coding regions:
- a CDS encoding GNAT family N-acetyltransferase → MLELRIDPFPSAAELNALFSAAWGSPHDRDFTPILSRSLAHIGAYQDDRLVGFVNVAWDGGIHAFILDTSVHPDMRRQGIATRLVREATRVARERGAEWLHVDFEPHLTGFYRACGFRPTKAGIIKLV
- a CDS encoding cadherin domain-containing protein encodes the protein MALNILDTNGATVTKTGAEFEAYDVIRDSETSPLAAVTLAISDSGVADLADELGSVSANVTGSSDDNTITTGAGDDLIQGGVGNDTLNGGDGNDMLWGDVGNDVIRGGTGNDTISDDDRFSFTPAVFDIDAGDGNDAITVETFISVNSGMIDGGAGIDTLQAPSLQGLTIKNIEILETAGSWVAGSSAQFESFDKIVWSTDPFPDFNPSLAVTDSAHLDLSDELGDRGSFIDGHAFGIDVKTGSGDDEFTGTDGNDIFDGSGGNDILNGNAGNDKLTGGAGDDTINGGDGIDTAIFSGNFANYSFALNNGDHILTSAGEGTDTLTDVELARFADGVYDFATDTFTPKGNAAPTNIQLSKTALSEDTPIWTTVGLLSAKDADGDALTYTLLDGANDHFRINGNRIVTSKALDYETAKSHTIKVAVSDGKVTVEKDITINVLDVNEAPVNKAPTNLAFSRSSISENVAIGTSVGLLTAKDPEGDTVKWRLTDDADGIFKLVGNKIQTKAAIDYESTHSLTFTAEAYDAAGNVTSHDFTLAVKDVFEPLFALSHEALI
- a CDS encoding putative quinol monooxygenase, producing the protein MKCIVGFFMTKPGKRHAYLAAAQNHLEQSRLDPDCLYIELVPMPEHPDKILLAEAFTSEEAHRRHEDTDHMRELWAVGPTLLSHVVIDNVISAQVEHIDERFD
- a CDS encoding cold-shock protein gives rise to the protein MATKGTVKFFNQDKGFGFITPDGGAKDVFVHISALQASGIQSLREGQQVTFDTEPDRMGKGPKAVNISAS
- the dusA gene encoding tRNA dihydrouridine(20/20a) synthase DusA; the protein is MTEKRPIFAVAPMIDWTDRHCRYFHRQISREALLYSEMVVADAIIHGPRDRLLGHDAAEHPLALQLGGSDPAKLAEAVKIAEPYLYDEINLNVGCPSDRVQSGTFGACLMLTPETVAECIAAMKRVATVPVTMKCRIGVDEQEPEQALPELISRVLDAGADAIWIHARKAWLKGLSPKENREIPPLDYEIVYRMKQRWPDVFIGINGGIRTLDEAAAHLDHVDGVMLGRAAYQNAAILSDVDQRFFGAPAAEPDWEALRDRMMAYAERHIASGGRLQHVARHMVGLFAGLPGARRYRQILSTDAAKTGAGPEVLAAAFAAVDFSGTEQEAVSA
- a CDS encoding S1C family serine protease, with translation MGYMDKDIAPQNDGALIDAYSQSIAAAIDIVGPAVSRIERVGGRQGHGSGFAVSPDGLIITNKHVVDDAKVVRITTPDGFVTEGRVLGRDVDTDIALIRANTSTGAWAKLGDSQRLRRGHIAIAIGNPLGFEWTVTAGIVSALGRSMRAASGRPMEDVIQTDAALNPGNSGGPLVSSGGEVIGVNTAVIQGAQSIAFAVASNTANFVVSEILRYGQVRRAFIGISGDTIVLPRRVALAAGTVQTTSVRIRRVEPDGPAAKGGLQEGDYILAIDGSPVGGVDDIVRLMDGSRIGRDTEILVFSVAGRIEKKILLPMARS